The sequence below is a genomic window from Streptomyces sudanensis.
CGTCCATGCCGGCGGCGACGGCGGTGCGGACGTACTCGATGCCGTCCGCGAGGGTGAAGGCGATCTCCTGCGCGGGCGAGGCGCCCGCCTCCGCCATGTGGTAGCCGGAGATCGAGATGGTGTTCCACTTCGGGATCTCGGCCCTGCAGTACTGGAAGATGTCGGCGATCAGGCGGAGGGAGGGCTTGGGCGGGAAGATGTACGTGCCGCGGGCGATGTACTCCTTCAGCACGTCGTTCTGGATCGTGCCGGTGAGCTTGTCGGCGGAGACGCCCTGCTCCTCGGCGACGAGTTGGTAGAGGAGCAGCAGGAGGGCGGCGGGGGCGTTGATCGTCATCGACGTGGAGACCCTGTCCAGCGGGATGCCGTCGAACAGGACGCGCATGTCGTCGATGGAGTCGATCGCCACGCCGACCTTGCCGACCTCGCCGTGCGCGAGGGGGGCGTCGGAGTCGTGGCCCATCTGCGTGGGCAGGTCGAAGGCGACGGACAGGCCCGTGGTGCCGTTCGCGATGAGCTGCTTGTAGCGGGCGTTGGACTCGACGGCCGTACCGAAGCCCGCGTACTGCCGCATGGTCCAGGGGCGGCCCGTGTACATGGTCGGGTAGACGCCCCGGGTGAAGGGGTACGCGCCCGGCTCGCCCAGCTTCTCCGCGGCGTCCCAGCCGGACAGGGCGTCCGGCCCGTACACCGGCTCGATGGGCAGTCCCGACTCCGACTCGCGCGCCATGTGCTGTGCCTTCCCGATAGACCTGCTCACAGGTACCGATCCTCGCGACGGACTGTATCGGCGGCCGTGCGGCCGATGGAGGGCCGCACGCTGGGAGCTTCCTCACAACCCTCCGCACGGCCCTCCGCCCGTCCCCGGGCCGCGGCGCCTCCCCGCCACCCCGGTGTCGGGCGGCCGGGGAGGAGGGGGAAGGATCCCTGTGGACACACCATCCGATCCGGGGGGAGCCTCCATGCACCGCCGTTCGACCTCCGTACGCGGAGGGCTGTTCGCCGCCACCGCGATCGCCCTGGTCACCGCCTGTGCCGGGCAGACCGTGGGCCCCGCCGCGCCGCCCGCCGCCGCGCCGCCGGCCCCGGTCCCGGCCGGTGCCTCGTCACCGCCCCCGCCGCCGCGGTCGCCGTCACCGCCTTCGCCCTCGTCGCCGTCACCCTCGTCGCCGCCGCCGTCTTCGCCCTCGCTGTCGGACACGTCATGGTTTGTGGGCTGCGTCAGATCCCCCGCGCCGCCCTCCAGGTCCGCGTCCCCGCGGGACGACGGTGCGGGCGAACCGTCGGCGTCCCCCGCGGAGAGGGTGCTGATGGCCAGGGGCACCGAGAGCGAGCAGGTGCGCGAACTCCAGGCACGGCTGCGGCAGATCGGGTACTTCCACCGCAGCCCCACGGCCTTCTACGGCTCGCTGACCGCCGAGGCGGTGGCCGGGTTCCAGGAGAAGCGGCGGCTGCCGGCGACGGGCTCGGTGGACGAGACGACCTGGACGAGGCTCCTCGCGATGACGCGGGAGCCGACCCGGGACGAGCTGCGTCCGCCGACCACCAACGAGCCGGACACCCCGGACCCGCGCTGCACGACCGGGCGGGTGCTGTGCATCAGCAAGGAGAGCCGGACGCTGACCTGGATGATCGACGGCAGGGTGGTGTCCGCGATGGACGTCCGCTTCGGTTCCGTCAGCACGCCGACCCGCGAGGGCGTCTTCAAGGTGGACCGCAAGGAGCGGACGTGGACCTCCACGCTCTACCACTCCGAGATGCCGTACTCGATGTTCTTCAGCCGCGGCCAGGCGGTGCACTACTCGGCGGACTTCGCGGCCCGCGGCTACGACGGCGGCTCGCACGGCTGCGTGAACGTCCGGGACAAGGCCCGGCTCGCCCAGGTGTTCGAGCAGGTGCGGGTGGGCGACAAGGTGGTCGTCCACTGGTGACCCGGCCGCTCCGGAAGGCCGGGCGGTAGGGGCCGGGGGCCGAGGCCGGGGCAGTCGGGAGGTGGGGAGCNGACGGGCCGGAGGATCGGGAGGCCGGGGCAGCCGNNGGAGGTGGGGAGCCGGCGGGCCGGAGGATCGGGAGGCCGGGGCCAGCGGGCCGAGAAGGCCGGGGCCGGGCCGGAAAGCCGGAAAGGGGGCGCGGGCGGGACCGGGGGAACGTGTCCCGCCCGCGCCGTACGCGCCGAGCCGTAGGTACGGGGGGAACCCCGGCTCCTTGCGCCGCCGATGACCAGTCGGCTCACTCCATACTGCGCCGCCGGCCCGGAAAGTGTCACACCCCCTGCACCGCCCCGGTCCCGGGCCGGGGCCGGTCGGCAGGACCGCACGGCCCCGCCCCGCCGGTGCGGTCCGGAACGCGGAACGGCCCGGAGCGGGGACGGCGGCCCCGGGGCAGGGAAACGTCACAGGGCCGACGCACGGACCGGCCCGGGCGGGGACCGGACCGGAGCGGCGCACGGACGGCCCGAGCACGCGGACCGGGGCACCGACCGGTACGGCACGAAACACTGCACTGGCATGAAACACGGAATCGGCGCAGCCCCGGAGGCCGCCCGCCGCCCGCGGTCCCGGGCCGCGTGGGCCGCCCGCCGCCCCGGCCCGCCCGTGCTCAGGGGGCCTTGCCCGTGGTCAGGGGGCCTTGCCCGTGGTCAGGGGGCCTTGCCGCCGCCCTTGCCCGGGGGCTTCCGGCCGGTGTTCCCGGTGGACCTCTCCCCGCCGCCCGCGTCCCTGTCGCCCTCGCGGACCGTGCCGGCATCGGGGCCGTCGGCGTCGCCCCCGCCGTCCGCGCCCCCGCCGTCCGCGCCGCCCGTGTCCGTGCCGAGGTCGGGCAGACCGCCGACCGCGCCGGTGTCGAGGGTCGGGGCGCCGGACTGGCGACCGCCGGACAGGACCTGCTCGCAGAACTGCCGTACGCCGCCGGTGGCCTTCGCCGCGAGCTCCAGCTGCTGCCGGCGCGACGCCTCGATGCGGCCGTCGCGGAAGTCGCGGCAGTCCTGTGCGATCCGCGTGGACCAGGTGCCGTCCGGCACCTTCTCCGTACGGTCCCGGTCGCCGGGCCGGGTGCTCGCGGTGGGGGCGCCGCCGCCCGGGCCGTCGTCCCCGGCCGTGGCGGCGCCGCCCNCGCCGGGCGACGGGACCGGCNNNNTCGGCCGCGGGGCGCCGGAGCCGGTGGACCGGCCGGGTCCGGCGGAGCCGCGGGGTCCGACCGCCGGGCCCTTCGTGGCCTCCGGTTCCCCGGGGGCGGGCGCCGACACGGCGGGCGGGGGCGCCTCGTGCGGGCCGAACACGGGCAGCACGCCCGTACCGGCCGCCACGGCGACGCCGCCCACCGCGAGCCCGGCGACCGAAGCGGCCAGGCCCCAGCGGGCCGGACGCGTCCAGCCGCGGGCGCGGCTCCGGCCCGGCGGGCGCAGGGCCGGCCCCTTCCGCAGGTGGGCGGCGTCGGGGCCGGCGGCCGGCCGCGATCTCGCCGCGCGCGCGGTCCGGGCGGCGCGGAACGCCGCCAGCGCCGCCTCCTCGCCGGGCAGGTCCGGGGAGACGCCCGCGAGGGGGGCGGTGGCGTCCCGGGCTTCGGCGAGCGCGTCCGACAGGCGCTTGATCCGCCACTGTGTGTAATCGTCGTCGGCGTCGACCGGCTCACCACGCAGCAGTCGCTCCGCCGCCTCGTGGTCGAGCCACTCATACCGCTCGTCGGCCATCACATGTCCTTCTGCGTCCGCGGGCGCGAATGCGTCACAACGCGGCGCGTGGCCGGGGTGCGTGCGCCCGAGCCCGCACGGGGTCCCTGTCGCGGTGGTACGGCGTTCGGCGCGGTGCCGTCCGGGCCGCCCGCGCCGAGCAGTTCCGCGAGCCGCTTCAGGCCGCGGTGGGCCGCGGTCCGTATGGCGCCGGGCCGCTTGCCGAGCACCTCCGCGGCGCTCTTGGCGTCGAGGCCGACGACCACCCGGAGGATCACCGCCTCGGCCTGGTCCTGGGGGAGCTGCGCTATCAGGTCCATGGTGCGGCCGGTGGCGAGGGCCTCCATGGCCTCGCCGGCGGTGTCGGAGTCGGCCGGCTTGTCGGCCAGCTCGGTCTCGTCACCGCCCTGGACGGGGCGGCGGCCCCGCATGCGCAGGTGGTCCAGGGCCCGGTTGCGCGCTATGCGGGCCGCCCAGCCGCGGAAGCGGTCGGCGTCCCCGCCGAACCGGTCCAGGTCCCGGGCTATCTGCAGCCACGCCTCGGACGCCACGTCCTCGGCGTCCGCGTCGCCCACCAGCGTCCGTAGGTATCCGAGCAACCGTGGGTGCACGGCGCGGTACACAGTACGGAAGGCGTCTTCGTTCCCGTCCTGTGCCGCGAGCACCGCGGCGGTCAGCTCCGCGTCGTCCCCCAGCACTCCCACAACCCGTTCGTCATCGCGGCAGGCACATCAGGCCGGTCCGCCCGGCGCGCACGAGCACGCTACGTGCTCCCGCCGTATCTCGTCCACGTTTGTACAACACGCGACGAACCCCGCCCCAGGGTGGTGTGACAGAAAACGCGCCCGCGGCGCTGATAGGAGTACGGGGCCGTCCTGCGGACCCGCGGACGACGGCCGGGGCCTCTCCTGTGGGGGGTGGCGGCCCCGGCCGTCCTCCTCTCCCGCCCACTCCGGCCAGGGAAAACGCAGGTCGCGGGGGCATCCCCATGACCAACCCGGCCGACCTCGGTCCACGCGTTCAGGCATC
It includes:
- a CDS encoding L,D-transpeptidase family protein: MARGTESEQVRELQARLRQIGYFHRSPTAFYGSLTAEAVAGFQEKRRLPATGSVDETTWTRLLAMTREPTRDELRPPTTNEPDTPDPRCTTGRVLCISKESRTLTWMIDGRVVSAMDVRFGSVSTPTREGVFKVDRKERTWTSTLYHSEMPYSMFFSRGQAVHYSADFAARGYDGGSHGCVNVRDKARLAQVFEQVRVGDKVVVHW
- a CDS encoding RNA polymerase sigma factor, whose protein sequence is MLGDDAELTAAVLAAQDGNEDAFRTVYRAVHPRLLGYLRTLVGDADAEDVASEAWLQIARDLDRFGGDADRFRGWAARIARNRALDHLRMRGRRPVQGGDETELADKPADSDTAGEAMEALATGRTMDLIAQLPQDQAEAVILRVVVGLDAKSAAEVLGKRPGAIRTAAHRGLKRLAELLGAGGPDGTAPNAVPPRQGPRAGSGARTPATRRVVTHSRPRTQKDM